The Daphnia pulex isolate KAP4 chromosome 7, ASM2113471v1 genome includes the window tgtgttttgttttggctgTGCGAGCGCCTTCCGGCGAGATGCTCCTCCTCGTAGAGTTATTGATGTTTCCCGGGTGAGTTGTGCTGCCAGTCGTGAAAGAAAGTTTGGTGGCTGGCTGGGCTGCTGAAGAGGGAGTGGCGACCAGCAAACCGCATTTCGTTTCGTGGCAGAGCGTCCGGgagcggcggtggcggcggacGGGGTGGGGGTAGGTTTGGCTCTTCCTTATTCGCCTTTGGAAAGTCTCGGTGTGAACTTGCcccgcagagagagagagcgtgaTGACGTCTATACGACAGCAGAATAAACAGCAGACACACAAACTCATGTGCTGAGCTGGTTTGATACACAGCAGCCGGCCGGAATAGAAAGGGAGGAGcccggaaggaaaaagagagactTTTAGCTATAGATTCGTTTACATACGACACGTGTACGGTACATCTACGGATGTGTACTATAAAGCTAGGCGCTGCATCTGCATAAAGAATCGCATCAgccagacgacgacgagtctcTCCAATCtcaaactgaaacaaaaagcgGAGGAATAACGCCTGATGGACTATAGGACAATGATGTGACAGTTAACATTTAACTGACGCGTTGAATTATAAACGTCTTAACAATTTAGGCGACAATCAAGCGAAAGCCATAAGTTTCTATGTGTATACTGAATAGGTTATTACATGAGTCGAGTTTCTGGCCAGCATCaaacccaccaccaccacacacagGGCAcaagtagctgctgctgcttggctCACCCGTCCTGGTTTTCTTTCATTAGTAACACGACATCTGCGCTTAATTAACAGCTATCTATCAGGCGCTGTCAGCTACGCTTATATACACCACACAGAGTAGTACTATAAGAAAAGGGGCACTggcgctggctggctggctggctgccgGACGCTGGATGGTACATGCCGGAAATCTAAGAGACTGTTTCATTTCGAGCTGACggactttgtgtgtgtccgcCTTTTGCTGGGCTGTGCTGTAGGCTGGCGAAATGTATTAGACGACAGCACACAAACCGTCGAGACCACCCACCCAGACGGCCGTCTCTCTCGGCGAGCGGCTTGACGTTCAATCATTCTCTCCCGCTCTCTCCCGCTCTCTCCCGCTCTCTCTTGTATGATATTAAGTCCGTCCTTTTGATAGAAGGAGGAAGAGAGCTATTTTTTGGCTGTCGTCACAAAAGTGACATCGATTCATTGTTGTATCAAAGTGAAACTTTGCGGGTCGCCGGGCACAGGACCAGGCCGCCCCGCCATCATCTTGCAAATCTTGCGTGCGATGCATTTAGAGCAAAAAGCGCCGAAAACCCTTTTGACAATCTAAAAAGTTCCCCCCcggcggcggcgtcggcgGCGTCGGTTGTTGAAAGAAAAGTCGACGGCGCATGTCTCCCAAAAGAGACGACGCCGCCGTCGTCAGAGTGTAGAGAGAACGAATCGCTTGCATGGTTATATATAAAATGATGTCTTATAATATCCATCTAAATATGTATAGGCATTCGACATGTcgagtttttgattttttaaaaaataggcgACTAAAGATTAATATCAAAACAGACTgaaccgtcgtcgtcgtcgtcaaagtCGAGAGATCTATAAAAACCCGGCTGCCTATATagctgtgtatgtgtgtgcgaGTCCGCCCTATCTCACTCGAAATGCCATCGGAGCGCGGATAATCAATACAGTTGGCtccttgttttctctctcgacgCTTGCACCCACTCCACTCTCCCCCtgtcagtttttctttttctttttgtgactCTTAGAGTCAATCCTTTGCTGCTTCTGCttcttattcatttccttcttctttttgctgaAACTTCTCTGGCAGGAGCTACTACTAGCCCCAGCCATCCGAGAAGATGAGATGGGCTCTGTGATCTGCAAAACTtgccaactctctctctctgctgccggataaaaaagagagaaagactctctatagggggggggggacaaatGTTGTGCACATCGTAATAGAGAACTGTATCTTATAGGTTAGCGCACAGAGTCGAGTGTGGCTGCGAATCCTTGAAAAATCCtggtgaagaaaagaaagaaagaaaaacctcgAGGCCCTTTTTTTTGACATGATGACATGCTGAGCTTGCCAATCACGATTGGTTCCCCGGCACGTTGGCTCCTGTTTGCTATAGTATAGAATAGAGTAGTatctctcgtcgtcgtctagtTATATTCTCGTCGCTCGTtatcgatagaaaaaaagccgagcacacgacgacgacgacgactgacTTGACTTTTCAAATAACTGACGACTTCgtgacttttctctctccggcAGTGAGATCTAGCGCGCACAACACACGTATAAGTAACTACCGCGTGAAATAATACATacgctgtatatatatatatacgccagAATCTATCTCAGATAAGGGTGGcggccaaaaataaaaggtccCGCGTGATTGCGAATACGTGACTCCCTTTGCAGAGCGTTTGATTGGCATTATCGTGTCAAACAGACGTAGGTGCGGTGTGTATCGTGATGTAGATATGTTACAAGTCAAATTCTGTACTTGCGATGAAAGACAATTGCATGGGGGCTGACGACAAATTCCTGGATAGTCCAGGGACTAGTTGGCAGCATCAACTTTAAAGACGAGAGTTTCTCGTCTCTTGCTCTCTACCAATTATAATCTTGTAGCCGTGTCTATAAGTTATTGCCGGAGGGAGAGCAGAGAGAAAGGCCGGGGGGACAAAAGGATCTGATGTGTGCCATCCACAACTTGGCCAGCACCAATTGTTCTACACATGAAAGtttattttccccccaacATTTGTTTCAAAAGCCAATTAAACGAACTGTGACATATAGATGTGTATATACGTCTGATTATAGGGCTACTGGAGACACTATAGGAAAAGGTAGAAAGTATATACGACACACAACACCGGTGCGTACTATATACGGTTataataagcaaaaaaaaaggatagagTGTAAAAGTTTGGCTGGATGGCTGGTGTTATATATTGATGGTTGAACACAAGTTTGCTGGAAGGAAGAAAGTTGGAAGGGTTatatgtttttcttcatttttacgTCTTTCTGTATAACCCGCAACTTAAGCGAGCGACTGATCGAATAGGTAAAGAGCCAAATCTTTGCTGACTTCCTCTTGGACCATGGGCACCAGGTTGGTGAGATGCCCTAGATATAGACAATAATATATAGAGTCGATATTAATCGATTTCAGACAAGTTCAATACCAGACAACTCTCGGATCCGGCTGACGTGTTCCGATACGAACTGGTTTTCCAAGAAATCGCCAAACTTGaagttaaagaaagaaatagttGACCGTTAGCGCCCGAAATATGTTCAGAGTGACCAAGTTTAAGTATAGTATCTCTAATCTCGGATGTATCAAAGGTTATCTCGACTGGTAGCTTGCACTTGAGAATGTAATAAGCCCTGGACATTGTCAGAAAAACTTACGGCGGCGTCCTTGACGGACCCGTGCAATTGGTGCACTTTAAGGGCCAGCATTTGGTGATGGTCGAGGGCCAGCGCCAGAGCTTCCACTTCGGTCCAGGGTTTGATGCCAGCGCTCAGCTGTGTGTTGTTCAATTATATACGCGTTGGCGTGAAAATAATCGACATGTAAGAAGAGTCgggaccaaaaaaaaacaaacaaacaaaaacaaatatttgttgtgtttctcttatttcttttgagatATAATTACGTTGTTGATGGAGAGGCCGGAGCTGGAGTCGATGGGAGCCACGCCCGTTCCTCGCTTGCCGGCGTACTTGATCAAGCTGATGGCCTGCTGCCACATGTTATCGGACAGACCGTCCAAGTACTTGCTGAATCCCAATCGGTTCTCGTAGTCGGTCTCGAAATGGCTCGACTTTTAATAGaggaaccaaaacaaaaattgtagaGAAGCTCATCCTTTTATTGCCAATCGGGATAATTATATACGCACAACCACACATTTCATATCGAACTACTCATTTGGAATATGCTGTTGCTCGTTTTTGTCGTTGCGGTTAATTTTAGACGTATTCCGCGCATCTTAATTGGATTACATAAGCCGGCAGAAATAAACTGCCGTTGTTcgctattatttattttgacggGAAAGGAACATTCAACAACTCTGCCAGCTATAAAGTAATTTATTCTAAATTAAGTGctaacgagagagagagagagaaagaaaaaaaggggctaGATTATTTAGTAGCGTACACGTAATAATGATCACAATTACAACTATACACACagccttattattatttccgaCTCATTTACTATAGAAAAGGTCGACTGTCCGGCTGCTGGCTCTCTTAATTGATATCAAATAACCAATTTATATCGAGCAGCAGATCCGGCTTCATCAAGCCAGCAGCAATGTCTCTTATACTAGTATACTATAAATAAAGGCCTAACGAAGCGACAAATCATTTTCTCGTTTCGCGGAAATCGTCAGCCCCCGTCTAGTACAGAGTCTATATGCTGGACCAACAGTGAGTCGTATATTATCTCCTGCACATCGTCTAACTATATATAGTCCACTAATGCAATCAAGCTAGTCTCAATCACACACCTAATAGAGACCTACCGTATATAAAGAACGACATTTGCCCTATTGAATGAATCGgaattaaatttagaaataggTATAATCATATTTTACCATGATGGAATAGATGAAGCTCTGGGAAATGTGTTCGGTGATCAATCCTTGGAATTGCGGTGTGTACTTGTAGAAGTTGCTGAAGGAAGCCGAGCAAGCCGTGTGATCTATTATTATGTAATCAAGTTGTTGCGTAATGGTGGTCGtcagattattattttatttgaattatttaccGTATCTGCCGCCATCTTCTTCGCTGAAATCGTCGGCCTTCATGGAGAGAAGGTGGTCGGAGCAtttggcggcggcggccgaaCGGGCGCAGGCCACAACGGCCACCAGGACAAACAGGAAATTGGCAATGACGGACTTCATGGCTgatggaattttttgttgttaatgtCGTTTCTGACGACGATTGACAAGTATAAAGGAAAAGTTAGAGATAGAAATCACAAAATCGCTGGAGCAAAAATTGTCAAacaaactggaaaatttttggcgctttcgaaaaaatgtgttggcGGACGATGGCTGAGCAACGACTAGATGAGGAATGAAGAGCCTTTAGTCTCCCAACTCGGGTCATATGGTGATGGCGTGCCAGCAGAGAAAGTGATAAGAAATAACGCTTTCGAAAAGATTAGTTGGCcaagagaataagaaatgtCGTGTCGAACAAAGCAAAGTCAAACATTATACTATCTGGTCCGCAGCATACAAGGACAATCATTTCGATTTTCCGGTTGAATCGGTCCGAAACGAAAAATGACAAAGCagaaaacaaccaacaaatAACAACGTCGCAGACTCTATGCATGTAATAGAGACGCGCACACACAGCATATAGTCGGGCAAGAATAAACGATTGCAAAATGTGCCACTCAATCCgctatcaaaatgaaaagccTTGTATGTATATAGCGCCCTGTTTAGGCAATGCACATACGCTCTGAAATCAAAAGAGTATTGTCGCAAgaatcaaaaaccaaaatagtcGGAAACGTCTGTGGGGCAAAGTTCTGAGCCTCGTTTTCTACCAGATAGAATATGTGTCTCATGTCGTTGTTGCTATAGGACCATGGACTGTGCCAAGGCTATTGATGATACTGTCACAATTGCCTACCATTGTGTCTGGCTGCTGTGCGCCTCTGGAACACGACAAGGCAGCGCCGGGAAAACAGATAACACTCGCCACCAGATGTGTGTGGCGTATTAtattgtgctgctgctgctggtctcatagacacacacacaaactgtaACATATAACAAAaggcgattttttttccatttcacatCATTCCAACAAACGTTTCCACAGTGTCAAGATGAAGCTCGTCTACACAGTTGCCTCCGCTTTCTTGGTGGTTTTGATTGCCCAATCGGCTTacggtattattattttataatatccaagttgatttctttttaattgaatttttcttttcctgggCAAATGAAATATTATAGCTTCTGAAAAGCTGTCGGCCCAGGACTATGCCTACAATTCCACTTGTCTCAACCACCTCCGCAGTCACATCAAGCGTGAACTCCAAGCCGCCGTGACTTACCTGGCCATGGTATATaatatcaaatcaatttgagCTAATAATCCAGTCGAATCCAGTGCCTGGAAatcatgtgttttttttaattgttacaGGGTGCCTGGGCCAACCATTATTCCGTTCAACGCCCAGGTTTggccaatttcttcttcgacagCGCTTCCGAAGAGCGTGAGCACGGCCTGAAGCTCCTGGGCTACCTCCGTATGCGCGGACACAACGACCTGGACATCCTGCCGTCTTCTTTGGTATACATCTGTCATTTGTCATTTCCCCCagccacccacccacccatcaCTTGTCGTGTATCATAATCAAACGCAATCTCTTCTCGCCCGGTAACAGGAGCCGCTCAACGGCAAATACGAATGGGAGAACTCACTGTCGGCCCTGCGCCAAGCGTTGAAGATGGAGAAAGACGTCACCGAGTCCATCAAGAAGATAATCGACTATTGTGCCGACGCTGAGGACCATCAAGTGAGTAGTTGATTTTGATTACATTTCACGCACAGAGTGCACAGATGTCTACATgaactgtacacacacacacaaggagagCCACCCAGTTTCAAGTGTACGCAGAACACGTCGATGCTCCCTCCCATATATCTAAAAAACCCCAGCTGGTAATGGAATGATGTACCGTCCAATCACGGGCTATAGTGTCTATATAGTAGAGCTACTGTGTATACTGACTAGACTCTAATGCTAAATtcaatgtttgttttatttttttttttttcctttttccttcatctctttctttctcttttgctcTGCGCGTTTCTAGTTGGCTGACTACTTGACTGGCGACTTTATGGAAGAGCAACTCAAGGGACAACGAAACGTCGCCGGACTCGCTAACACCCTGCAGGGCGTGCTCAGGAAGCAGCCGAGACTTGGCGAATGGATCTTTGACAACAACTTGTCCAAATCAATGGCCGTTTGAGAGAATCCTCTCCGCTCCGCTGCTGGATGGATACAAGATCATCGAAAACTTGTTCTACTCCCCCCAAAACTTTCGCACACTGCATTGCGGTCGCCATTTTCCCCCTCCCCACACTTTTGAAagtttagaaattttgtagttgaataaaaaaaaaaccattccTCTTCGACTTAATTACAGTCCTTATTAGATAGTCTTATTTGATCGATTCCGGTTGTagccttttaaaatttaagcggccgggaaacaaataaacatttctagactttcttcttcgccCCCCattaagaaaatgatttcattaatttatcttttaattcttttcacAATCCGTTGATGACGACGCTAGCGAAATCCATACAAAAGGGTACGTATAGAACGGCGGATATAAACTCTcagattattaaaaaaaaatacacccAAGTTTCTACTCTCTGATTTCCATGGCTGCAGCAACTTGAACTGGTTGCGCAAATAGATTTGATATCGCGTCACAACAACTCTCGGGATATGGTTAACAAATGGAAACATCACGTCATATAGCTCGTCGTGCATATCAATGCTGCGCTCGTCTACATCCAAAGCTGACTGGGGGAAACTCTGATGCGGATGCGTCCCATTCAATAGACGGGATTCATCGTCGTTTTCGGTCGCGTTCTGATCACGCGGAATCTTCTCCAGACATCAGAGACGACGAGAACGAGAGAGTAGATCATCACGATGACGACGAGTATATACCATATAACATGAAgggctgctactgctgctctCCCGCATAAGTATGCGCATCGGAATTACACGATTTCCCGGACGTTCGTCATTCCTCATCATCAGCCAGTACGTAGTAGCTAGTCAAGCAACGGCGggttcaacacacacacagcattaTACTTGGCAAAGTCTTTGAGTTATTAAGCGCATCTCGCTCAACTgagactctgctgctgccgagCTGTATTTTAGTCGTGAAATGCGCAGTTTCGGATCTCCCGCAAGTCATTAGATTGCTGCCGTCGTTCCCCCTCTTTTACTCGGGTAGAGAGCTGCACGCCGGCAAGATTGACGGCAGAGTGCCGGGACGACGACAAGGGGCTCCCAACTCTATCTAAGACACACTCGGCGGTTCCCTCTCTACTTTTCGATCGATGATTGACGTTCCCTTCATCCTCCTACCCCCCCACgcaagaaaatgggaaataatcgtaataaaaaaaagttgcgcgTTCGCTATTGCTAATAGCTTCAAATGACGACGACGCAAACACAAACAGAGAGAACGCCGCAAATGTTTCGCGGCGTAGACAAAGCCGAGTGTGGcctgaagaaaaacaatggcaatgcattgtgtgtgtgtgtgtatgtacacGAAACCAATTCATTAATCATCACACACGCCAACAATCGATCGCCTTTATCTCAAAAACCACAAATCGATGAGCGCCGCCGAGCTCGTCGTCGGTCTAGtagcttttattttgatgttcaCCGACACATCGAATTTGACCTTTACGGTTATATATGCTATATGTACCAAGGCCGATCGACCGACGAGGACTCGGCGGCGTGATTGGCTTTATCACGCCCGCGGAAAACCAGTGgccaggaaaaataaaacaacaacaacatcatctcGCGTGTTGCGGGACTGTTTCCCGCGTGGTTTGGGTGagaaactgtaaaaaaaaaaggaaaaggaaaatactCCCAGTAGTGGTGGTGGGTAGATGTTTGCGagttaaataataatgatttctCGGGTGTGTGTTTCCATGCGggagaaagtaaaagaaaaaaaaaagacatgggGCCGTGGTTACACAATAAAGAATGGCGATGCTCATGAACTTTTATCACGTCGCTCGTGTTATTTATCAATTATTACCTCGGGTGAAGGGGGGGGGCAGTCGGGgaatcgattttcttctttttttttggggggggggagggtgtCTTACCGGGGAATTatacaccaaacaaaaaaatggtattatatttcaaatgaaacttTTATTCCCTCATCTTATTCCCTTACGTTTTTTGAgcggttttgatttttttcatttctaatttctatcgatatcttattttCCGTAAGCGTGCTGATTAGAACAATATTGggcaagtgtcgtctgctttcatcgagtttaaaatttcgaaaaagtcaGAAACAAAgttcaagatttttttattggtatagatttgtttgttttttattaccgtcatactccatgctgtttagcaggtaattaaaaattagaatgaTTTTGGGAgctatagaagagttaaacctgttccaaatgtGTGAAATGTCCTGACTAGCATTATTCATGTAAATGCCCTGTTGATGCATAGCAGTTTGTTTGTattatgtaaccttttcctttttggcagAATTCaggccagagccagccatcataaccacacaatatgcaagtttttgTTGTGCAGGTGTTAACTTGTCATCAGCAACAGTCTTaggatcatcgcttgggtaattcctttacttttattgacctgtgacctactagatattttaatgctgCATTACCTACATCAATGCAGTGACATGTAAACCTTTCATTCTTccatttattaacaaatagTGTTTACCcggtgtctcattttcaacttttcctgacttgttgtttctgtcaatattttgtCGTaatccattttctatttttatttagacaaACAGCATCCCTCTTGATTGGAGATACTACCGATGTCGGccgagttacggatctctaTTTCTCCCCTCTCTTTAAATGTcttcgtgtacacccatgtgagtgtgggtgtattcacgaggacaccctttttaccctatGCCGTCTGGTGTAATTTGactcttcagcggatggatggagcagcTGACGTAGATGcttggctgtatttcccaggcataaaggtaggacaaaattgatctttattcttccttttggacaATTTTGGGTGACGTTGATTGTAAATCGTTAAATAAGACGGAAtgcgattattcctgagctaggcggttgactcttgttttctctttccgtttttgtttttctcatttgtcgaacgactgcagatcaggcatGTTTTTGTACCTCGCAACTTTTTCGGTGGGTAAACGATcacattcgaaaatatttgaattttaaaaacttggagcaaagtgcaacaagacatttttcttttaaccaagagggacctgccgccacaccggcacctccccGTTACCATTAGCCTCTCTCGTCTATAGACTATAACGACTATAACGATGCTATGCATGAACTTTTATCACGTCGCTCGTGTTATTCATCAATTATTACCATTAgcctctctctcgtctctacGTTGCGCACACTGGCGCAGTGGATAAAATGCAGTAAATTTCGATTCAAGTCGCGTCGTGATTCACGTTTCTGACAAGATGGCAGCTCAAACAATATATATAGGGTGCCATGTGAAAATTTAGTGGGGGCGCATAAATTTCTGACCCGGTTATACGAACGACGCGCATGCACACACTCTGTGATGGAAGGCAGCACTGGAAAAGTctgccaactttttttttcttttatgccaCTCGTATTATTATTCCGGCCGTCCGGGGCGTGGGAAAAACCATTAGACAGACTACACGGTTCCCACACCAGTGTCGAGCTAGATACACAGCAGTGTCTCAacgggaagaaaaacaaatagttGATGGAGTggcatcacaaaaaaaaagtttcaacgaAAAGAATGACCCACTCAGTCGTGAACAATTGCGATTATGTTGtattctccttttattttattttatttttttaactaataaCATTCTAATGGTCCGTTGATGATTTTGGGGGGGAATTTCAAACGGCCAACATTTTTAAGCGAGTGATTGGTCGAAAAGGTAAAGAGCCAAATCGCTGCCGCTGGTCTCTTGGCTCATGGGCACCAAGTTGGTCAAGAATCCGGAAAGTTGGCGGATGAGCTCGACGTTCTTATTCACGAACTGGTTCTCCAAAAAGTGACCCAACTGTAAAGCGAAAATTAATGAACGAATCACTatggggagaaaaagaaatgtgatcTGTTTACGGAGGTGTCCCGAGTACTTCCGTGAAGGTGGTGGATTTTGGAAGACAAAGCGAGGTGCTGATCGTGAACCAAAGCCAGAGCTTCAATTTCAGTCCAGGGTCGGATACCTTGGTTGAgctggaatggaaaaaaacaattcaaaaggaACAAATTAATTTCGAGTTAATGAGGCGCGCCGTGGAATAAAAAGCTCTCGAGTTTTCGTACATCACCAGAAATGCGGAGGCCGGTGCCTGACGAGTTATCCATTAGCGGAGCGACGCTTCCGCCTCGCTTTCCAGTGTACTTGACAATTTCGACGGCATTGTTCCACATCGTGTCGGCCAGGTCGGCCAGGTACTTGCCGAATCCCAAACGGTTCTCCGCGTCCGTGTCGAAGTGGCTCGACATAATCGAGTAAACGAAGCTCTGAGCGATGTGCTCGTTGATCAAATTATGCACTTGCGGAAGATGCCTCTCGAACGTGCTGAAGACGGCCGAGCAGGCCGTAAAGTCTATTTTCCACGTGAGTAGAAAAGAGATGACGCGCATTAAGAATCTAAGGagagcagagcagcagcagcagcagcagcactcccCCGCCCGCCCCATGAGATTAGAGAGGTCTATACTCTTGCGCAGAGTATATACATCCGCCCAGCAGCCCGGCTAA containing:
- the LOC124198646 gene encoding ferritin heavy chain-like, encoding MKSVIANFLFVLVAVVACARSAAAAKCSDHLLSMKADDFSEEDGGRYDHTACSASFSNFYKYTPQFQGLITEHISQSFIYSIMSSHFETDYENRLGFSKYLDGLSDNMWQQAISLIKYAGKRGTGVAPIDSSSGLSINNLSAGIKPWTEVEALALALDHHQMLALKVHQLHGSVKDAAFGDFLENQFVSEHVSRIRELSGHLTNLVPMVQEEVSKDLALYLFDQSLA
- the LOC124198647 gene encoding ferritin subunit-like, whose amino-acid sequence is MKLVYTVASAFLVVLIAQSAYASEKLSAQDYAYNSTCLNHLRSHIKRELQAAVTYLAMGAWANHYSVQRPGLANFFFDSASEEREHGLKLLGYLRMRGHNDLDILPSSLEPLNGKYEWENSLSALRQALKMEKDVTESIKKIIDYCADAEDHQLADYLTGDFMEEQLKGQRNVAGLANTLQGVLRKQPRLGEWIFDNNLSKSMAV
- the LOC124198645 gene encoding ferritin-1 heavy chain-like — translated: MFMSQIAVIICLALVGSANVVRAGKCSDHVLSMKADGGWSGFDGEESGSSNQYDFTACSAVFSTFERHLPQVHNLINEHIAQSFVYSIMSSHFDTDAENRLGFGKYLADLADTMWNNAVEIVKYTGKRGGSVAPLMDNSSGTGLRISGDLNQGIRPWTEIEALALVHDQHLALSSKIHHLHGSTRDTSLGHFLENQFVNKNVELIRQLSGFLTNLVPMSQETSGSDLALYLFDQSLA